A single region of the Nicotiana sylvestris chromosome 6, ASM39365v2, whole genome shotgun sequence genome encodes:
- the LOC104216729 gene encoding uncharacterized protein has product MFEGGHVLRHFVEELVSKLSNVDRDSVVYIDELVGTNELSFRTKKLSNMTVAHDFNTLKAPLGSSRILYQFEKEQAKHIYKLSIGYFDLVKLLGSTHDARLSCIMSSLLELLAMVDHLLGGPKDWKEQVPLEYFMDSHGVGDVVHERVKRARYMPGAMFSKMRSKLLDQVAPVQTVAKALFKCIDTNHDHLKDKHCQQVTSFLFIGLTSMGRRQLVDDLSKYLVADDGTTMLVEVDLSTCTRPNSFLRCTFDNEPGLLLKNAILMRPFSVIVVFNLQLAHQSAFTDIISILDDGLLSDNDGTVLDFRRTIIIFASDLGNKRLIAKLVGGDPNGSNNQDGNMDKDPIGFRFEILNRVDEIMLFNELHSARLPMKEGKHLAPRINDVLVNLFYNGKREVDGNNRNLFDEIMKMAERSCVYKLKRVLVKL; this is encoded by the exons ATGTTT GAAGGTGGTCATGTACTTAGGCATTTTGTGGAAGAGTTAGTCTCCAAGTTGAGCAATGTGGATAGAGACTCTGTAGTATACATTGATGAGTTGGTTGGTACCAATGAGTTGTCCTTCAGAACTAAAAAATTAAGTAATATGACAGTTGCCCATGATTTTAATACGCTCAAAGCACCCTTGGGAAGCTCGAGGATCCTCTACCAGTTTGAAAAAGAACAAGCTAAGCATATATACAAACTAAGCATAGgttactttgatcttgtgaagttgTTGGGCTCAACGCATGATGCCAGACTTTCTTGCATTATGAGTAGTTTACTGGAATTGCTTGCTATGGTAGATCATTTGTTGGGCGGACCCAAAGATTGGAAAGAGCAG GTGCCACTTGAGTACTTTATGGATTCACATGGTGTGGGGGATGTTGTGCATGAGAGGGTCAAGAGGGCTAGGTACATGCCTGGGGCTATGTTTTCCAAAATGCGAAGTAAATTGCTTGATCAAGTTGCACCGGTCCAGACGGTCGCAAAGGCTCTGTTCAAGTGCATTGATACCAATCACGATCATCTCAAGGACAAGCATTGTCAACAAGTTACATCTTTCCTTTTCATAGGACTAACAAGTATGGGCCGAAGACAGCTTGTGGATGACCTTTCAAAGTACTTAGTTGCAGATGATGGGACAACAATGTTGGTTGAAGTGGATTTGTCTACCTGCACTCGCCCAAACTCTTTTCTCAG ATGCACATTTGATAATGAACCTGGTCTCTTGCTGAAGAACGCTATTTTGATGAGACCCTTCAGTGTCATAGTGGTTTTTAACCTACAATTGGCACATCAATCTGCTTTTACTGATATTATCTCCATTCTGGATGATGGTCTGTTGTCCGACAATGATGGGACTGTTTTAGATTTTCGGAGGACTATTATCATTTTTGCCTCGGATCTAGGAAATAAACGCCTAATTGCCAAGCTTGTTGGTGGAGATCCAAATGGGTCCAATAATCAGGATGGAAACATGGACAAG GATCCTATAGGCTTTAGATTTGAGATACTTAACCGGGTGGATGAAATTATGCTCTTTAATGAACTCCACAGTGCTCGATTGCCTATGAAAGAGGGCAAGCATCTCGCACCTAGGATAAACGATGTTTTGGTTAATCTGTTTTACAATGGCAAGAGAGAAGTGGATGGAAACAACAGGAACCTATTTGATGAAATAATGAAA ATGGCTGAACGTTCATGTGTGTACAAACTAAAGAGAGTACTCGTCAAACTTTGA